The Nonlabens spongiae genome contains a region encoding:
- the dnaB gene encoding replicative DNA helicase, with the protein MENVKELTQSYSKNTSVVTLEKGKVPPQALDLEKVVLGALMIDGKGVDEVIDLLTPEAFYHKAHQSIFESIDTLFKSGSPVDLLTVSAQLRKDKKLDAIGGDHYLVQLSQLVSSTAHIEFHARIILQKFIQRSLIKISTEIINDSYDEATDVFDLLDKAESKLYEVTQGNIRKSTETAMDLVRQAKERIEEIANRDGLSGIPTGFTDLDRLTSGWQPSDLIIIAARPGMGKTAFTLSMARNIAVGSNTPVAFFSLEMSSVQLITRLISSETGLSSEKLRTGKLEPFEWEQLNVKVKDLEQAPIFIDDTPSLSIFDLRAKCRRLASQYGIKLIMIDYLQLMTANTGNKNGNREQEISTISRNLKALAKELDVPVIALSQLSRAVESRGGSKRPLLSDLRESGAIEQDADIVSFIYRPEYYNMEEWDDDDRSPTKDQAEFIVAKHRNGATDAIRLKFLGQFGKFDNLDDYFQPDEFGSKMNAANDDTNKPDPFGAGKTASPGDAFGIPDDDMPF; encoded by the coding sequence ATGGAAAATGTAAAGGAACTCACTCAATCTTACTCAAAAAATACCTCAGTAGTTACCTTAGAAAAAGGTAAGGTGCCGCCACAGGCGCTGGATCTTGAGAAGGTTGTGCTGGGCGCATTGATGATCGATGGTAAGGGTGTGGATGAGGTAATCGACCTCCTGACTCCAGAGGCATTTTACCATAAAGCTCATCAGTCTATTTTTGAATCCATTGATACCTTATTTAAATCGGGTAGTCCTGTCGATTTGCTTACAGTGAGTGCTCAGTTACGTAAGGATAAAAAACTAGATGCAATAGGAGGGGATCACTATCTGGTTCAGCTTTCACAACTGGTAAGTTCCACAGCGCACATTGAGTTTCATGCGCGCATTATTTTGCAAAAATTCATCCAGAGAAGTTTGATCAAAATCTCTACTGAGATCATTAATGATTCCTACGATGAAGCAACAGATGTTTTTGACCTTTTAGATAAGGCAGAGTCTAAGCTTTATGAGGTCACTCAGGGAAATATCAGAAAGAGTACGGAGACCGCCATGGATCTCGTGCGTCAGGCAAAGGAGCGTATCGAGGAAATTGCAAACCGTGATGGACTAAGTGGTATCCCAACTGGTTTTACAGATCTGGATCGCTTAACCAGTGGCTGGCAGCCGAGTGACTTGATCATTATTGCTGCACGTCCTGGTATGGGTAAAACGGCCTTTACATTAAGTATGGCGAGAAATATTGCTGTGGGTAGTAACACTCCGGTTGCCTTTTTCTCTTTAGAGATGAGTTCTGTGCAGCTGATTACTCGTTTGATATCTTCAGAAACAGGTTTGAGTTCAGAAAAACTTAGAACTGGTAAACTGGAGCCGTTTGAGTGGGAACAACTCAACGTGAAGGTGAAAGACTTAGAGCAAGCTCCTATTTTCATTGATGATACGCCGTCACTCTCCATTTTTGACTTACGCGCAAAATGTAGAAGACTTGCTTCACAGTATGGTATCAAACTCATTATGATTGATTATTTGCAGTTGATGACCGCAAATACCGGAAACAAAAATGGGAACCGTGAACAGGAAATCTCCACCATTTCACGAAATTTAAAGGCACTCGCTAAGGAACTTGATGTTCCAGTCATTGCCCTATCGCAGTTATCACGTGCAGTTGAATCTCGTGGTGGTTCAAAACGCCCTCTACTTTCTGACTTAAGGGAATCTGGAGCGATTGAGCAAGATGCAGATATTGTATCTTTCATTTATAGACCAGAATATTACAATATGGAGGAGTGGGATGATGATGATCGCTCACCCACAAAGGATCAAGCCGAGTTTATCGTGGCAAAACACCGTAACGGTGCTACAGACGCTATCAGGTTGAAGTTCTTGGGTCAGTTCGGTAAGTTTGATAATCTCGACGACTATTTCCAGCCAGACGAGTTTGGTTCAAAAATGAATGCCGCAAATGATGATACAAACAAGCCTGATCCATTTGGTGCAGGTAAAACAGCTTCGCCAGGCGATGCATTCGGCATTCCAGATGATGATATGCCGTTTTAA